Part of the Carnobacterium pleistocenium FTR1 genome is shown below.
GCATGGGCAAAATAACTATTCCTATTACGATAATTTAAGCGAGTATGAGCCGTACTTTGCTACACGATTAATTTTAAGTTCAGATTTAGTGGTACCTAGTGAGAATAATTCTTATACGAATTATTCTCAATTACCAATCAAACTGACAGCAGATAAGGTTTTATTATCTTTTAAAAAGTTTGATTCATGGAATCTTACATCTGCGAACCCAGCAGAATTTGATGATGTTCAGTTGACTAACGAAACTGTTGCCATTGAAGTAAAGGGAGGGAAATCAGGTCAAATATACTCTTTATTAAACCCAGATAAGACATTCTCTCTATGGTTAAATTCTAATGAAACATTAAATAATGCGGTCTTAAACGTGAAAATTCTAGGTGATGCGGGAAATACGTTAGTTATTTCTAGAACATTAATAAATGGAACTCCACCTTCATCTAATAAATCCACAGCCGGATCTACAACTCAATCTTCAAGTAAGAGATCAATGAGCGTGCCTTTAGTAGTTGAAGAAACTGAGGAACCAACTGAACAAGTGACAGATTCAAAGGAAAGTGTAGAAGAAACAAATTCAACAATGGACAGCTCGGTGGTGGATGAATCAGCCGGTGAAACTCCTATTGAAGAATCTGGTGAAGAAGAATTGATTGATGAAACTGAAGTAACAGAAGAAGTTGTAGATTCATCATCAGCTGATAGTAGTGTTGAACAAACAGAACAAAAAGAGAATTAGATTAATTTAATCTAATTCCTTTTTTTTGTTTTTTTTTTTGAAATAACCCTTAACTAATAAAAATTTATGCCGATTATGTATATAAGTAATAGAATACAATGAAATAAAATTTTATTTCGTAATTGTTAATGTAAGGGCTATATATTAGTTTTAAGGATTTTTATACAATGCGATTAATTAAATAACTTGTATTATCAAGAATAAGTGGTATACTATATGTATAATAATTGATAAAAATGAATAATAGGGAGCGGCGGTTTTATGCGAAATCCAACAATTCAATCTCACACAAAAGGAAAAAATACTCTTTACGTGCGTTTAAGTTTAATTGTACTTTTAGGATGGACCGCATTTTTATCTGGATATCTACTTCAGCCTGTTTTTGTTAAAACGATCGATGGATTCACTAGTGTTTATCATAATTATTTCCTATCAGAACAAATGGTGAATAAAGAATCATTCATAACGATTGCTGATTCTGGCAGTACTGAAAATTACTTAGTAGAAGAAGCACAAAATTTGAAACAAGAAAAGAATCAAGAAGTGACTGTTTTAGCTTATGAGGGTTCCGCTCTACATACTGAAGATAACTTGAAATATAAAGCTGAGACAACAAGTGAAGGAATAAGGATGACGAATTTTTATCATCATGAAAATGTCAGTCCGGATACAACCTTATCTAGAAAATGGGATGTCAGTAAAAATAATTTTGACTTAGTAAGTGGTCTGCTTACAATCAATTTAACGATTGAAGATGGCTTAACGGCTAGCGCTATCTTGACGCAGTCAAAAGGGTTGGTAGAATTGTTAATGGTCCATAATGCAGAAAAAGAAATCCAAGCTATTAATCTTACAATTAAAAGTGGCAAACAAAATTACTCATTTGAATCAGTAAATGAAGATACGTTAAAGAGCACAGAAATGATTTACACTAACTAAAATAAAGATTCCAGTTCTTTTAGTAAAAAAGAATTGGAATTCTTTTATTTTTTTTGCTAAAACCGTTCGTTAGTAACCGTTTTACTTAAAAAAATATGATACAATAAGAAAAGCTTGTTGTAATGAACAAATCAGCTAAGGCAAATAGGTTTGGCTTGGTCAAGGAGGAATACGCATGTCAGGATGGGCAATAGTTGGTGTAGTCGTAGCAATTGTATGTGTCATTATTCTTTATTTATATTTACAAAACACCCAACTAGAACGAACACAAATTGAACTAAAAATCCCATTTACAGGGAAAACGTTAAGTGGAACAAAAATCGTTCATTTAAGTGATTTTCATTTGCCGCGACAAGGTGTGTCGGTAAAAAAATTGATTGAAAAAGTAGCGCAAGAAAAACCGGATATGATTGCATTGACTGGTGATTTGATCGATGTACGAGATGATTTTCCACAAGAGGCATTAGCAGACTTGTGCCGTTCGCTAGTTGAGATTGCTCCAACATTTGCAGTGACAGGAAATCATGATTTGAATTCGGGCCATTTAAAAAAATGGGAAGCAACATTAACTTCTGCCGGTGTAAGAGTGTTGAACGATGAAGCAGAGTGGTTGCCTATTGGTGAAGATGGGATCGTTGTAATGGGGTTGTCAGAAAAAGAAGATTTTAGTTTAACACCAAAGCCTATTTTAAGAGGCGTAATGATAGAAGAATCGTTGCGCACAAAACCGCGTATTTTATTGGCACACCGTCCAGAGTTATTTGAAGAATACCTGATGGATTTAACGCACGTACCTGCGTTGACGCTTAGTGGGCATGCTCACGGCGGACAAGTGAGATTGCCGTTCTTAGGCGGCTTGTTTTCACCAGGTCAAGGAAAGTTCCCGTCGTTCACTAGTGGAATTTATTACGACCCTGAAATGCCGGCTTACCGGATGATGGTCAGTCGAGGAATAGGAAATTCAACTTTCCCGTTTCGTGTCAATAACCGACCAGAAATGATAGTTATTATCCTGCATTAAGAAATTAAAATTAGAAAACAAAAAAAGTGATTGCAGCCAAAATGAGCATTTTGGAGGCGGTCACTTTTTTTTGTTTTGCAAGTGTTTTCTTTTGAAGTTTGAGACACTCTTGTTTAAACTAAAGGTAACAAAGTTTAGGAGGGGATATCGATGGTAGAAAGCTTATTAGACAGAATGGCATTGAACAACGGGTACACGATTCCAGGGATTGGTTTAGGAACAAGTGGAATGACCGGTAAAGAAGCTGAAGATGCTGTTTTTTCAGCAATTATGAAAGGTTACCGATTAATTGATACAGCTTCACAGTATGGCAATGAAGCAGATATTGGGCACGGGATCAATCGTGCGGTCAGTTCAGGTGTTTCTCGTGATGAAATTTTTCTGGTCACTAAAGTCTGGAAAACAGAGGCTGGGTTTGATAATGCGATCCAAGCTTTTGAAGCCAGTTTAAATCGATTGAATCAACCCTATGTAGATTTGTTGCTGATCCATTGGCCTGATAAAGATGGCGCAGTGAACTTAGACACGTGGAGAGCATTAGAAGATATTTACGAATCTGGCAGAGCTAGATCGATTGGAGTAGCTAATTTTAGCAAAGGTGACTTAGCTGAATTATTGAAGGAAGCAAAAGTACGGCCAGCAATCAATCAATTTGAAATTTATCCAGGAAATCCAAATGAAGACTTAAACGACTTTTGTGATTCTGAGAATATTGTTAGTATGGCTTATAGTCCATTGAAAAGAGGAAATATCAGTAAAGAGCGCCACTTGACAACGATTGGTGAAAAATACGGCAAGACACCTTCACAGGTAGCTTTACGTTGGGATATCCAACGAGATGTCATTCCGATTCCAAAATCCAGCAATAAAGACCGCATTCAAGAAAATGCTGAGGTCTTTGATTTTAAATTGTCAGATGAAGACATGAACACGATCAATAACTTAGATAAACAAAATAGAGACCGAAATCCTAATAGTTTGATTCGTTCTGAAGTTATGAGAGCGCGTAACCATCGGGAAAAGAAGCAAGGACGTAAGTAATCTTTAGTATAAGTGTACGGATCCTGTAAAGAAGTAAATCAGATTAGGAGTAAGCTGATTTTCAACACAAACAGCTCGCTCAATGGCCAATGGATAAAGTGTTTTTCTTAAACGCAAATTATTCATTGGTTTTTTTTGAAGAAATAAGAAGGGACAAATGTTTAACTTCTGTTTAATAAATAGACATAATATTTAATCATAATTTGCCTATTGTAGTGCAGATATTGAAATGAAAATTTGGTTAGAAAATGATATAGTAAATTTACGAAACAAAGAAGGAGTGAAGCCGTGAAAAATAGGAACAAATGTTTGTCATATATCTGTCTCTTATCTACCTACGCCTGTCCCTCTCCAAGCCCTTACACGAATCTCTTAAATTAAAAAAATACCTATACCCCAATTTACTACCTAGTACCCTTATCTTTTATTTTATTCCTCCTGAAACAATCTCGTATACCCACGATTTGTCTGGCAAGCTAATCTTTACGGATTGTTTTTTTTAAGGTAGTGATTCATAGAATATAGTTTTACCTATCTCCTATCTACTCACAATACCCCCTGCCAAGTTGTGGTAGAGTGTGAACCCCGCAAGAAAATCGTGATTTTCAATCCTCGAAAGAATCGTCTAGCGATAATAGACGATTCTTTGTTTCGGTCGAATCAGTGAAAATAAAAATCTAGGAGGGAGCATAACCATGAGATTTTTAATGGATTCAAGTTCATTAAGGCGATTAGAACTGATGGAATTGTTGAACAGCAGTGGCAACTGGTGGACAGTTGAAGAAATTGCTCTGCGGCTAAATTGCTCTGTTCGCAGTGTTAAAGCAGATATTTACTATTACAATAATTTCTCTAGTAATTCCATTAAACTGATTACCTCAAATCACTATGGAGTAAAACTGATTTTGCCAGCTTCTTTTCAGATGGAAAGTATTTATCAAGAAATGTTAGCAGATAATGTGAACTGCCAAATATTGGAATGTTTGTACCAAGAAAAGTTAAACTCGATAGAAGATTACGCTGATTATTTATTTACCAGTACCTCTTCTATTATCCGCAACGTTAAACATATTAATTTATTTCTTGAAGAATATAATTTGACTGTTCAACGAAATCCTATGAGGATAGTAGGACAGGAACAACAAATTCGGTATTTTTATAGCATTTTTTTCTGGGAAAAATATGGAACTAAAATAGGCGGAACGCAGTACCTTGAATTTGATGAAGCAAGGAGGATCATTCAAAGACTTGAAAAGAGTACTGACATAGCTTTATCGCCGATCATAGAAAATAAATTGGCTATATGTTTACTCATTTGTCTTGAAAGGATCAGCAAAGGGTACATAATGCAGGAATATACCGCTCCTATTAAATTAAACAAAGCAGCTTTAGCAATTATTGAAAGTTTCGTGGCAAACATCCAAATGGCTATCCCAAAACAAGAAATTGAATTTATGGGCTTTTATTTAACCAATCGCTATCTAAATCCTGATTTTCAACTAAACGAAGTGACGAGAGAACAGCTAACTATTTTTCAGCATATTGATCAATTTTTAACAGGCTTTTCTAAAAAAAATTCTTTTGTATTGCCAAATAAAGAAGTTGTGAAACGGAGTATTTTTCAGTACATCGTCTATAAAAGAGAATTTCAAGGAAATGATTTTTTTCTAGTCAACCGGACTAAGAATACATTGGTAAATATCGACAAAATTTATCACTCATTTATAAAACTCGTTTTTGCAGAAGTAGAAAATTGGACTAATACTGGGGAAATAACCAAAACAGAGGATGAGGTCATTGAGATTTTGTATCTCCTAATCGTTTATTGGGAGGGTTTGACGGCTCAAATCTTACAGTTGCAAGAAAAAATCAAGGTGTTGCTCATTTCTCAATTTGGAAAGGCACATGAACTTTTTCTATCCGACATTTTAAGGAGTTATTTTCCAAATGAATTAGACTGTTTTAGCCTGACGGATGAAAAATTCCAAGCTTCGGAAATAGGACTGGTGATAACGGATACTCAAATAGAAGACCCTCGGAAAGAAACCCTTAGAAAGGTTCCGGTAATTGGCATCGAGTATGCACCAAATGAGCGAAATTGGAAAACCATCCAAAGTATTTTAATTGATATCAAACACAGTAAAGAGGCAAGCAACAATTGGGTAAATGCGTCTTCTCCTTTTAATTAAGTCCAAAAATATGGTATGATAAAAGAAAAAACGCTTGCACTAAAAGTGTGAACGTTTGGCTAGGAGTGTTTGAATATGGTATTAAATTTAGGCATTATTGGAACAAATTGGATTACCAATCAATTTGTGGATGCAGCGATCGCTACGCAAGAATATCAATTAGTTGGAGTATATTCAAGATCAATCGAAAAAGCAAAAGCCTTTGGCGAACCTTATCATGCAAAGGTATTTGAAACAAGTTTAGAAGCCTATGCAACAAATTCAGATATTGATGTCGTTTATATCGCTTCACCAAATAGCATGCATTACGAACAAGCCGTTACCTTGATGAAAGCAGGCAAACACGTGATAGTAGAAAAACCGATTTTTTCTAATCCACGTGAATGGATTGCTGCAGCACAAGTTGCTGAAGAGAATAAGGTGTTTTTATTTGAAGCCGCTCGTCATGTCCATGAAGAAAATTTTAAAATCGTAAAAGAAGAAGTGAAGTCAATCGAGAATCTGCAAGGGGCAGCTTTTTCTTACATGAAATATTCTTCTCGTTACGACGCCGTTTTAAAAGGAGAAGAGCCTAATATTTTTTCATTAGACTTTTCTGGAGGAGCTTTAGCAGATCTAGGTGTCTACCCATTGTATGCAGCAATTGGGTGGTTTGGCATACCTGAAACCAGCCATTACTACTGTACCAAAATCGCAACTGGCGTCGATGGCAAAGGGACGATCATCTTACGCTACAAAGATTTTGACGTCACCATATTAACCGGTAAAATCGTTAATTCTTTCTTGCCAGCTGAAATTTACGGCCTGAATAAAACTTTGTCGCTAGATAGCATTGAATCAATCACCACCATTGAAGTCGTTGATTGCAAAACAAAATTGAAAGAAAGCATTGCGAAAAAAACGTCCGAAAATCCAATGATGGATGAAGCGAAAGATTTTGCAGATGTGATCAACTTCCCAGAAGATATCAATAAGCAAAAAGAATACAAAGAGTGGCTGATTTTAAGCCAACAGGTAAACCAAATAATGACTAATTTACGTAAAGATGCTGATATCGTTTTTGCGGCAGATAAACTATAAACTAGCGACATATTAGAAAGCTCGAATAACGTATTCGGGCTTTTTTTAATTTTTCAGTCAAATATGACCGTTGGGTAACGGAAAGATTAGCCGAAAGCGAATAATTTTGATATGATAGAGGTTGACAGCAACACAAAAGAAACGAGGATTAAATGATGATAGAAAATAGTTTACCCGCATTTAAAGAATATTGGGAAACCTTAGCGTATAAAGAACCTTCTGCTATTCAAGAAAAAGTGTATGAACCTTTAAAAACAGGAAAAGACGTGGTGGGTATTTCACCAACTGGAACTGGTAAAACAGTAGCCTATGCACTACCAACGTTAGAACAAGTTGAACCAAAAGCCGGCCTACAAGTAGTTATTTTAACTCCTTCACAAGAATTATCGATTCAAGTGGGCGAAGTGGTCCAAGAATGGGCAAGCCAAATAGGGTTAAACTCACAAACCATCATCGGTGGCGCAAATTTGAAACGTCAACTGGATAAATTGAAAGAAAAACCCGAGATCATTGTTGGAACTCCAGGACGCATCTTTGAAATTTCTGAAACCAAGAAATTAAAATTACATGCTGTAAAAACGGTGATTTTGGATGAAGCCGATCAATTGTTGCAACAAGAACAATTAGCAACAGTCAGAAAATTAGTCAATAAAATGCCTGGTCAACGCCAAATGGGCTTCTTTTCAGCTACCAGCAATGAATTGATGGAAGATTTAGCTAAATGGTTCAATGTTGAACCGCAATGGATCGATGCTACCGAAGATGATCGCTCTAAAGGGGAAGTGTTGCATGCTTTTATTGAAACACCTACGCGTAAACGGGTAGAGACACTAAGACGCTTGACACACATGAAAGATTTTAGAGGCTTAGTCTTTGTAAACAACGTGGCTAATTTGACATTAGCTTTTGAAAAGTTGAATTATGAAGGCATTTCCGTAGCCGTTTTGCATGGTGAAAAATACAAAACTGAACGCAAACAAGCGTTGCAACAGTTTCGTGATGGCAAAATCAAATTATTATTAACAACAGATGTCGGTTCTAGGGGATTAGACATCCAAGGATTGCCGTATGTGATCCAATACGATGTCCCGCTAACCAAAGAAAGCTACATTCACCGCTCAGGCCGTACTGCTCGAATGGGTAAGACCGGAACCGTTTTGACTTTAGTTAATGAACGGGAATTAAGAGAGTTCAAGAAGTTGATCTCATCGCTAGAAATCAAATTAAATCGCGTTTACTTGCACGGTGGCGAAATTGTGACAGAACTTCCTATAGCAGAAGAACAACCGGAGAGAACTGAAGCAGTAAAAGCACCTGTCAAAGTGAAAAAAACCATTAAACCAGTATCAGAAAAACCGAAAAAAGAAATCGTTGAACCAGTTGTTAAAAAGAAAAAGCACCGCAAAAAAGTTGATAAAAATAAGGGTGCCCGTAGAAAGCCGACAAATAAAAAACTAAATTAAAGCAAAAAAACTAGGGAGAATACACACGCGTGTTCTTTCTAGTCTTTTTTACGTTTAAATTTTTGTCCAACTTCAAGGGTTTACTTCAAACTAGCCTCACTCATTCATGAGACTTCTCTACGTGAAAGAGAGTAATGCAAAAAAACGCTCTGACTCTTTCTTTGATTCAAGAAAGAGTCAGGGCGTTCTTGCATACGCTGCATCAGAGACTATCACTTGGTATTTTCCAGCCGGCATCAAAAAATTCTTGTGAGGTAACAGGGTAAAAAACAACGGATCCGCTTGTGGATTTTAAAACAAATAAGTCGCCTTTTTTTATAAGCTCTAGTGGTAATAAATAAGTTTCATCGGTGCTTTCAAGGTTGGAATCGGGGGAGTATAGTTTTAACGTTAGTGTAGAACCTTCAATAGTATAATCAAGGATGTCGCTGCCCTCCGTCGTTGTTCCCCATTCTCCAGGAATGAAGTCGTCGTTGGTTATCGCAACGGTATATTTGCCAATATCAGATTGGAGAGGT
Proteins encoded:
- a CDS encoding metallophosphoesterase; this encodes MSGWAIVGVVVAIVCVIILYLYLQNTQLERTQIELKIPFTGKTLSGTKIVHLSDFHLPRQGVSVKKLIEKVAQEKPDMIALTGDLIDVRDDFPQEALADLCRSLVEIAPTFAVTGNHDLNSGHLKKWEATLTSAGVRVLNDEAEWLPIGEDGIVVMGLSEKEDFSLTPKPILRGVMIEESLRTKPRILLAHRPELFEEYLMDLTHVPALTLSGHAHGGQVRLPFLGGLFSPGQGKFPSFTSGIYYDPEMPAYRMMVSRGIGNSTFPFRVNNRPEMIVIILH
- a CDS encoding aldo/keto reductase translates to MVESLLDRMALNNGYTIPGIGLGTSGMTGKEAEDAVFSAIMKGYRLIDTASQYGNEADIGHGINRAVSSGVSRDEIFLVTKVWKTEAGFDNAIQAFEASLNRLNQPYVDLLLIHWPDKDGAVNLDTWRALEDIYESGRARSIGVANFSKGDLAELLKEAKVRPAINQFEIYPGNPNEDLNDFCDSENIVSMAYSPLKRGNISKERHLTTIGEKYGKTPSQVALRWDIQRDVIPIPKSSNKDRIQENAEVFDFKLSDEDMNTINNLDKQNRDRNPNSLIRSEVMRARNHREKKQGRK
- a CDS encoding helix-turn-helix domain-containing protein, translated to MRFLMDSSSLRRLELMELLNSSGNWWTVEEIALRLNCSVRSVKADIYYYNNFSSNSIKLITSNHYGVKLILPASFQMESIYQEMLADNVNCQILECLYQEKLNSIEDYADYLFTSTSSIIRNVKHINLFLEEYNLTVQRNPMRIVGQEQQIRYFYSIFFWEKYGTKIGGTQYLEFDEARRIIQRLEKSTDIALSPIIENKLAICLLICLERISKGYIMQEYTAPIKLNKAALAIIESFVANIQMAIPKQEIEFMGFYLTNRYLNPDFQLNEVTREQLTIFQHIDQFLTGFSKKNSFVLPNKEVVKRSIFQYIVYKREFQGNDFFLVNRTKNTLVNIDKIYHSFIKLVFAEVENWTNTGEITKTEDEVIEILYLLIVYWEGLTAQILQLQEKIKVLLISQFGKAHELFLSDILRSYFPNELDCFSLTDEKFQASEIGLVITDTQIEDPRKETLRKVPVIGIEYAPNERNWKTIQSILIDIKHSKEASNNWVNASSPFN
- a CDS encoding Gfo/Idh/MocA family protein translates to MVLNLGIIGTNWITNQFVDAAIATQEYQLVGVYSRSIEKAKAFGEPYHAKVFETSLEAYATNSDIDVVYIASPNSMHYEQAVTLMKAGKHVIVEKPIFSNPREWIAAAQVAEENKVFLFEAARHVHEENFKIVKEEVKSIENLQGAAFSYMKYSSRYDAVLKGEEPNIFSLDFSGGALADLGVYPLYAAIGWFGIPETSHYYCTKIATGVDGKGTIILRYKDFDVTILTGKIVNSFLPAEIYGLNKTLSLDSIESITTIEVVDCKTKLKESIAKKTSENPMMDEAKDFADVINFPEDINKQKEYKEWLILSQQVNQIMTNLRKDADIVFAADKL
- a CDS encoding DEAD/DEAH box helicase gives rise to the protein MMIENSLPAFKEYWETLAYKEPSAIQEKVYEPLKTGKDVVGISPTGTGKTVAYALPTLEQVEPKAGLQVVILTPSQELSIQVGEVVQEWASQIGLNSQTIIGGANLKRQLDKLKEKPEIIVGTPGRIFEISETKKLKLHAVKTVILDEADQLLQQEQLATVRKLVNKMPGQRQMGFFSATSNELMEDLAKWFNVEPQWIDATEDDRSKGEVLHAFIETPTRKRVETLRRLTHMKDFRGLVFVNNVANLTLAFEKLNYEGISVAVLHGEKYKTERKQALQQFRDGKIKLLLTTDVGSRGLDIQGLPYVIQYDVPLTKESYIHRSGRTARMGKTGTVLTLVNERELREFKKLISSLEIKLNRVYLHGGEIVTELPIAEEQPERTEAVKAPVKVKKTIKPVSEKPKKEIVEPVVKKKKHRKKVDKNKGARRKPTNKKLN